A genomic region of Candidatus Zymogenaceae bacterium contains the following coding sequences:
- the hisH gene encoding imidazole glycerol phosphate synthase subunit HisH: protein MGNLRSVSKALEHVGLVAIVTSDPAVIGDASGMVLPGVGAFADCMKNLDGSGLVSPVLDFIGSGRPFLGICLGLQLLFTESFEFGRHEGLGVIPGAVVRFEGGVFEGEGKLKVPHMGWNRVRWVQDAPPLSSVEDNSYFYFVHSYYVVPDDEQDAAGITDYGIDFVSAVRRDNIIATQFHPEKSQAMGLRILTSFGEMVTSWDS, encoded by the coding sequence ATGGGGAATCTCAGGAGCGTCAGCAAGGCCCTGGAGCATGTGGGGCTTGTCGCGATTGTTACCTCGGACCCGGCGGTGATCGGAGACGCTTCCGGCATGGTGCTGCCGGGGGTAGGGGCCTTCGCCGACTGCATGAAAAATCTCGACGGCTCGGGACTGGTGTCGCCTGTGCTCGATTTCATCGGGAGCGGCCGTCCCTTTCTCGGCATCTGCCTGGGGCTGCAGCTCTTGTTTACCGAGAGCTTTGAGTTCGGCCGGCACGAGGGGCTGGGAGTGATCCCGGGTGCGGTGGTGCGGTTTGAAGGTGGGGTGTTCGAGGGGGAGGGGAAGCTGAAGGTCCCGCACATGGGGTGGAACCGGGTGCGGTGGGTGCAGGATGCGCCTCCCTTGTCATCGGTTGAGGATAACAGCTATTTTTATTTCGTGCATTCGTATTACGTGGTGCCGGACGACGAGCAAGACGCCGCGGGGATCACGGACTACGGGATTGATTTCGTCAGCGCAGTCCGCCGGGACAACATCATCGCCACCCAGTTTCACCCGGAAAAGAGTCAGGCGATGGGTCTTCGGATACTCACATCGTTTGGAGAGATGGTGACATCGTGGGATTCGTAA
- a CDS encoding DegT/DnrJ/EryC1/StrS family aminotransferase: MKVPLLDLKSQFVKIEGEIRSAVDRVLDSQYFILGPEVAQLEKEIADYTGADWGVGVASGSDAILLALMALDIGPGDAVVTTPYTFFSTAGSITRLGAVPLFVDIKSDSYNMDPSLLEKFLEGLTKKGSGYVTTDGLRVKAVMPVHLYGQMADMDPICALAEKYDLLVVEDAAQAIGAEYKGRRAGSMGDVGCFSFFPSKNLGAFGDGGMITTSSDAIREKVIMLRNHGSEPKYYHAYVGLNSRLDAIQAAVLRVKLKYLDEWSGERKKNADLYRKLFRDTGLLKPDGPITTPLELADRRHIYNQFVIRVERRDDLRTFLGDNDIGTEIYYPVPLHLQECYADLGHRAGDLPVSEAAANETLALPIYPELTDDMQRYIVEVIGEFYGK; encoded by the coding sequence ATGAAAGTCCCCCTGCTTGATTTGAAGAGCCAGTTTGTCAAGATTGAAGGGGAGATCCGGAGCGCCGTCGATCGCGTGCTGGATTCCCAGTATTTTATTCTGGGCCCGGAGGTGGCCCAGCTGGAAAAGGAAATCGCCGATTACACCGGCGCCGATTGGGGTGTTGGTGTGGCGTCGGGGAGTGATGCGATACTCCTCGCCCTGATGGCCCTGGATATAGGCCCCGGTGACGCCGTGGTGACCACGCCGTACACCTTCTTTTCCACCGCCGGATCCATCACCCGTCTCGGCGCCGTGCCCCTCTTTGTGGATATCAAGTCCGATTCGTACAACATGGACCCCTCTCTTCTCGAGAAGTTTCTCGAAGGTCTTACTAAAAAGGGGAGTGGGTATGTGACCACCGACGGCCTTCGGGTGAAGGCGGTGATGCCGGTGCACCTCTACGGACAAATGGCGGACATGGACCCGATATGCGCACTGGCCGAGAAATACGATCTTCTCGTGGTGGAGGACGCCGCCCAGGCCATCGGTGCCGAATACAAGGGGAGGCGGGCCGGCTCGATGGGGGATGTGGGGTGTTTTTCGTTCTTTCCCTCGAAAAACCTCGGCGCATTCGGGGACGGAGGGATGATCACCACATCTTCCGATGCCATTCGGGAAAAGGTCATCATGCTCAGAAACCACGGGAGCGAGCCGAAGTATTACCACGCGTACGTGGGCCTGAACAGCCGGCTGGACGCCATACAGGCGGCGGTGCTGCGGGTGAAGCTGAAATATCTGGACGAGTGGAGCGGAGAGAGAAAGAAGAACGCCGATCTCTACCGGAAATTGTTTCGTGATACGGGTCTTCTGAAACCGGACGGCCCGATAACGACACCCCTGGAGTTGGCCGACAGACGGCACATCTACAACCAGTTCGTCATCCGGGTGGAGAGGCGGGACGACCTCCGGACTTTTCTGGGCGATAACGACATCGGTACGGAGATATACTACCCGGTGCCGCTGCACCTGCAGGAGTGCTACGCGGACCTCGGCCACAGGGCGGGGGACCTGCCGGTCTCGGAAGCGGCGGCGAATGAAACCCTGGCCCTTCCCATCTACCCCGAGCTGACTGACGACATGCAGCGTTACATTGTTGAGGTGATCGGTGAGTTCTACGGGAAATAA
- a CDS encoding undecaprenyl/decaprenyl-phosphate alpha-N-acetylglucosaminyl 1-phosphate transferase, with amino-acid sequence MKQRFIGPFWYPVLAMMLFLALPPLFGSFLDDEKRWLWLVLFSFSCSFILMPPVMWIGHRWGVLDYPGGRRDHEDPTPRLGGAAVAVSFYTALLLNGILTPALVSIIIASFIIIVVGVLEDVFGVKEWIRLLSQTAAFVVVALGGVVLQLFHPTIIGNILNYFITFLWIVGITNAMNFIDGMNGLASGISIIIGVFLAVIAGQTGQVELGLLSIALLGATVGFVPYNFIPGKKARSFLGDGGSSFLGFVLASLAVLGEWADNDPLVSFSTPLIIFGVLIYDMTYTTIARIISGKVKSFREMVAFVGHDHIHHRMNDIIGNKTLAVFFILLLNIILGLGTLALRGAYFHIALIMVIQALFIFLLITVLEIGAKIRYNTVHEPGDHHEKGDAGDGEHDEPEHTDGP; translated from the coding sequence ATGAAGCAGCGTTTCATCGGCCCGTTCTGGTACCCCGTGCTCGCTATGATGCTTTTTCTGGCACTGCCCCCCCTGTTCGGCTCGTTTCTCGATGATGAAAAAAGGTGGCTGTGGCTCGTTCTCTTCTCCTTTTCCTGCTCGTTTATACTCATGCCGCCGGTCATGTGGATCGGCCACCGATGGGGAGTTCTGGACTACCCCGGGGGACGGCGGGACCACGAGGATCCAACGCCCCGGCTCGGAGGCGCGGCGGTGGCCGTCTCCTTCTATACGGCCCTTCTGCTCAACGGGATCCTCACGCCGGCTCTGGTCTCGATCATCATCGCCTCGTTTATTATCATCGTCGTGGGTGTTCTCGAAGACGTGTTCGGCGTGAAGGAGTGGATCCGGCTGCTTTCCCAGACGGCGGCATTCGTGGTGGTCGCCCTGGGAGGGGTGGTGCTCCAGCTCTTCCACCCGACGATTATCGGCAATATTTTGAATTACTTCATAACATTTCTCTGGATCGTGGGCATCACCAACGCCATGAATTTTATCGACGGCATGAACGGTCTCGCCTCCGGGATCTCCATTATCATCGGCGTGTTTCTGGCCGTCATCGCGGGGCAAACCGGCCAGGTGGAGCTGGGGCTCCTCTCGATCGCCCTCTTAGGGGCGACCGTTGGCTTCGTCCCCTACAATTTTATTCCGGGCAAAAAGGCCCGAAGCTTTCTGGGAGACGGCGGCAGCTCGTTTCTCGGTTTCGTGCTGGCATCCCTCGCCGTTCTGGGCGAATGGGCCGACAACGATCCACTTGTGTCGTTCTCAACCCCCCTGATAATCTTCGGGGTCCTCATCTATGACATGACCTATACGACGATCGCACGCATCATCAGCGGAAAGGTGAAATCCTTCCGGGAGATGGTCGCATTTGTCGGTCACGATCACATCCACCACCGAATGAACGACATCATCGGAAACAAGACCCTCGCGGTCTTTTTCATCCTGCTGCTCAATATCATTCTCGGCCTGGGAACCCTCGCCCTGAGAGGCGCATATTTCCATATCGCCCTCATAATGGTCATTCAGGCTCTCTTTATTTTTTTGTTGATTACAGTATTGGAAATTGGGGCGAAAATCAGGTACAATACCGTTCACGAGCCGGGAGACCACCACGAAAAAGGAGATGCCGGCGACGGTGAACATGACGAGCCCGAGCACACAGATGGTCCGTGA
- the hisF gene encoding imidazole glycerol phosphate synthase subunit HisF yields MLTKRIIPCLDVKDGRVVKGVNFIDLVDAGDPVENASFYDREGADELTFLDITASSDKRDIIIDVVRRTAEQVFMPLTVGGGVRTLEDIRNLLVAGADKVSINTAAVRDPHFVAEAANRFGSQCIVVAVDAKRRRGEDWGLHIKKSTRRIAGKKGDDALTWEVVTHGGRESTGIDAMEWVVTMEEMGAGEILLTAMDFDGTREGYDLALTKRVVDLVSIPVIASGGVGNLDHIYEGFSVTGADAALAASIFHFREHTIREAKEYLRDKGIPVRLPG; encoded by the coding sequence ATGCTCACCAAGAGAATCATCCCCTGCCTCGACGTAAAGGACGGTCGGGTTGTAAAGGGGGTAAATTTCATCGACCTCGTCGACGCCGGAGACCCGGTGGAAAACGCGTCGTTCTATGACCGGGAGGGAGCCGACGAGCTGACATTTCTTGACATCACCGCGTCGTCGGACAAGCGGGATATTATCATCGATGTGGTCCGACGAACCGCCGAACAGGTTTTTATGCCCCTGACAGTGGGCGGCGGCGTTCGCACCCTGGAGGATATCAGAAATCTCCTCGTGGCGGGGGCCGACAAGGTCTCCATCAATACCGCGGCGGTCAGGGATCCGCACTTCGTCGCCGAGGCGGCGAACCGCTTTGGCTCCCAGTGCATTGTGGTCGCGGTGGACGCGAAGCGCCGCCGGGGGGAAGACTGGGGTCTTCACATCAAGAAGAGCACACGAAGGATCGCAGGGAAGAAGGGTGACGACGCCCTTACCTGGGAGGTGGTCACCCACGGCGGAAGGGAGTCCACCGGGATAGACGCCATGGAATGGGTCGTGACGATGGAAGAGATGGGGGCGGGAGAGATTCTCCTGACCGCCATGGATTTCGACGGCACCCGGGAGGGATACGACCTGGCGCTGACGAAGCGGGTTGTTGACCTGGTGTCGATCCCGGTGATCGCCTCGGGTGGGGTGGGGAACCTCGATCATATATATGAAGGATTCAGCGTTACCGGCGCCGACGCGGCTCTTGCCGCGTCTATATTTCACTTCCGGGAACACACCATCCGGGAGGCGAAGGAATACCTCCGGGATAAGGGGATTCCGGTGCGGCTGCCTGGCTGA
- a CDS encoding pyridoxal phosphate-dependent aminotransferase: MKRKLSDRVLGLAPSPTLAISAQAKEMRARGEDVIGFGVGEPDFQTPEHIKEAGIQAILDGKTGYTDASGIIELKKVVSETIQRETGADYPPESVIINCGGKHSFFNLALAFFEPGDEVLVPAPYWVSYPPMVSLAGAAPVIIPASKEEGFKVTVDTLSGAVTKRTKALVLNSPSNPTGAAYTGKELEGVARFCLENDIYIISDEIYDKLVYDGFTHVSVASLGKDVADMTIYLNGVSKTYAMTGWRIGYAAGPADLIKAMGKVQSQSTSNPTSISQWAAIDALTGPQDDVEKMRREFERRRSIMVDSLNEIPGVSCLKPQGAFYVFPDVSGVFGASTGDGVIEGSVDFASYLLTKVKVALVPGSAFGDDRCVRLSYAASLEEITEGVRRIGEAVAALS; the protein is encoded by the coding sequence ATGAAGAGAAAACTGTCTGACAGGGTATTGGGGCTGGCGCCGTCGCCGACCCTGGCGATTTCCGCCCAGGCGAAGGAGATGAGGGCGAGAGGTGAGGACGTGATAGGATTCGGCGTCGGCGAGCCGGATTTCCAGACGCCCGAACATATCAAGGAGGCGGGCATCCAGGCGATTTTGGACGGCAAAACCGGTTACACCGATGCATCGGGGATTATTGAGCTGAAGAAGGTCGTCTCCGAGACGATACAAAGGGAGACCGGGGCCGATTATCCGCCCGAGAGCGTCATTATAAACTGCGGCGGCAAGCACTCCTTTTTCAACCTGGCGCTCGCCTTTTTCGAACCCGGGGACGAGGTGTTGGTGCCGGCGCCCTACTGGGTGTCGTATCCGCCCATGGTGTCCCTGGCGGGGGCCGCGCCCGTCATCATTCCCGCATCCAAGGAAGAGGGCTTCAAGGTAACGGTGGATACGCTTTCCGGGGCCGTAACGAAACGAACCAAGGCCCTGGTGCTCAATTCACCCTCCAATCCCACCGGCGCCGCCTATACCGGGAAGGAGTTGGAAGGGGTCGCCCGGTTCTGTCTCGAGAACGATATCTACATCATTTCCGACGAGATATACGACAAGCTCGTCTACGACGGGTTCACCCATGTCTCGGTGGCGTCGCTGGGCAAAGACGTGGCGGATATGACGATATATCTCAACGGGGTCTCCAAGACCTACGCCATGACCGGCTGGCGCATCGGCTATGCCGCCGGCCCCGCGGACCTCATCAAGGCCATGGGAAAGGTCCAGAGCCAGAGCACGTCCAATCCCACCAGCATATCCCAGTGGGCGGCGATCGACGCGCTGACCGGCCCCCAGGATGATGTGGAGAAGATGCGACGGGAGTTTGAAAGGCGCCGCTCCATTATGGTCGACAGCCTGAACGAAATTCCGGGTGTGTCCTGCCTGAAGCCCCAGGGGGCGTTTTATGTCTTCCCCGATGTCTCAGGGGTCTTTGGCGCCTCCACGGGGGACGGGGTTATCGAGGGATCGGTGGACTTCGCCTCGTACCTGCTGACAAAGGTGAAGGTCGCCCTGGTGCCCGGATCCGCTTTCGGGGATGATCGCTGCGTGAGACTGTCGTACGCGGCGTCGCTGGAGGAGATAACCGAGGGGGTGCGGAGGATCGGGGAGGCGGTTGCCGCGCTGTCATGA
- the coaD gene encoding pantetheine-phosphate adenylyltransferase, translated as MSSLAVLPGSFDPITMGHIDLAERALKVFNRVIIAIGINPYKQTLFSVEERVEIIKDSLKEYNDHVIVDAFDGLLVDYMDKVKSKVIIRGLRAVSDFEFELQLALMNRKLNRDIETFFLMTGYRYLYVSSNIIKATAMAGGSVEGLVTPFVEKKLREKFPDAYRERERNR; from the coding sequence ATGTCCAGTCTTGCAGTACTCCCCGGATCATTTGACCCGATAACCATGGGGCATATCGATCTTGCTGAGCGGGCGCTGAAGGTGTTCAATCGGGTGATCATCGCCATCGGTATCAATCCCTACAAACAGACGCTCTTTTCGGTGGAGGAGCGCGTTGAAATCATCAAGGATTCTCTGAAGGAATACAACGATCATGTCATCGTCGACGCGTTCGACGGTTTACTGGTGGATTATATGGACAAGGTCAAGTCCAAGGTAATTATCAGGGGACTTCGCGCGGTGAGTGATTTCGAGTTCGAGCTTCAGCTGGCGCTGATGAATCGAAAACTCAATCGGGATATTGAAACTTTTTTTCTTATGACCGGATACCGATATCTCTACGTCAGCTCCAACATCATCAAGGCCACCGCCATGGCCGGCGGCTCCGTGGAGGGATTGGTGACCCCGTTTGTGGAAAAGAAACTCAGGGAAAAATTTCCCGATGCATATAGGGAGCGGGAGAGGAATAGATGA
- the amrA gene encoding AmmeMemoRadiSam system protein A, with translation MKPFHLTDSDKKTLLSIARSSMEEAIGSTGTGAVEHDEPTSETLKVRAGAFVSLHKKGRLRGCIGRFEAEGAISGTVADMAVAASQNDPRFPSVTPDETDDIDIEISVLSPLRRISDVSEIEVGTHGLYIIRDIRRGTLLPQVAAERGWDRETFLGETCIKAGLKRDAWRDEDTQIYVYEAIVFGEKPKE, from the coding sequence ATGAAACCTTTTCACCTGACCGATTCGGACAAAAAAACGCTGCTTTCCATCGCCCGGTCCTCGATGGAGGAGGCCATTGGATCGACCGGAACGGGCGCCGTCGAACATGACGAGCCCACAAGCGAGACGCTCAAGGTCCGTGCCGGGGCCTTCGTTTCCCTGCACAAGAAGGGAAGGCTCAGGGGATGTATCGGGCGTTTCGAGGCCGAGGGAGCGATTTCCGGCACGGTGGCGGACATGGCCGTCGCCGCGTCACAAAACGACCCCCGGTTTCCCTCGGTCACCCCGGACGAGACCGACGACATCGATATAGAGATATCGGTGCTCAGCCCCCTGCGACGCATTTCCGACGTGTCCGAAATCGAGGTGGGGACTCACGGACTGTATATCATCAGGGATATCAGGCGGGGAACGCTGCTTCCCCAGGTGGCGGCGGAACGGGGATGGGACCGAGAAACGTTTCTCGGGGAGACCTGCATCAAGGCGGGTTTGAAGCGAGACGCCTGGCGGGATGAGGATACCCAGATATACGTCTACGAGGCGATCGTCTTCGGAGAGAAGCCGAAGGAGTAG
- a CDS encoding DUF4911 domain-containing protein: protein MVRDTINRYFTLERSGIGPLKFLLEAYEGIAVMRTLPDTASTIEIMIAPGFEEVVDGILAEISSQYDISEITPPE from the coding sequence ATGGTCCGTGATACTATAAACCGCTATTTCACCCTGGAGCGCTCCGGTATCGGGCCGCTGAAGTTTCTCCTGGAAGCCTACGAGGGCATAGCCGTGATGCGGACACTGCCCGATACCGCATCGACCATAGAGATCATGATCGCCCCCGGCTTCGAGGAGGTCGTCGACGGCATCCTTGCTGAAATTTCCTCGCAATACGATATCTCCGAGATAACCCCTCCCGAATAA
- the rsmD gene encoding 16S rRNA (guanine(966)-N(2))-methyltransferase RsmD, translating into MKIIAGTLKGRKVLVPTGKRVRPTGAKVKEALFSIIADDVCDACVLDVFSGSGSVGIEALSRGAASCIFVERDRSVIDVLSRNLSQFGLEDRGKILALEAKRAMKLLEKQGERFDIIFFDPPYSYFVKTRRIIESLSLGGILAPTGLLIWEHAVDTTPHEEIGSLYKEREKKYGDTALSFYRAKVRYNHVQSCSTPRII; encoded by the coding sequence ATGAAGATTATAGCGGGTACTCTCAAGGGCAGAAAGGTTCTGGTCCCCACCGGGAAGCGGGTCCGGCCCACCGGCGCTAAGGTGAAAGAGGCGCTGTTTTCCATCATCGCCGATGATGTATGTGACGCCTGTGTGCTGGATGTCTTTTCCGGATCCGGGAGCGTCGGCATCGAGGCCCTCAGCCGGGGGGCCGCGTCATGCATATTCGTCGAGCGGGATAGGAGCGTGATCGACGTGCTGTCCCGGAATCTTTCGCAATTCGGCCTTGAAGACAGGGGAAAGATCCTTGCCCTGGAGGCGAAGCGGGCGATGAAGCTGTTGGAAAAGCAGGGTGAACGATTTGATATCATCTTTTTCGATCCACCCTATTCGTATTTTGTCAAGACGAGGCGCATTATCGAGTCTCTCTCCCTTGGGGGGATTCTGGCACCGACCGGACTCCTCATCTGGGAGCACGCCGTCGATACGACGCCCCATGAAGAGATCGGATCGCTTTATAAGGAACGTGAAAAAAAATATGGAGATACAGCACTGTCATTCTATCGCGCGAAAGTGAGGTATAATCATGTCCAGTCTTGCAGTACTCCCCGGATCATTTGA
- the hisA gene encoding 1-(5-phosphoribosyl)-5-[(5-phosphoribosylamino)methylideneamino]imidazole-4-carboxamide isomerase produces the protein MGFVIIPAVDIRGGKAVRLAQGDYNRETVYNADPLAAARRWVDAGASRLHLVDLDAAKSGDNPNRDIVVRIAREFDIPVEIGGGVRNLDVVRDYLDAGVRWVIVGTAAVTDPDFVHEAAITYPDRVILGIDAQDGMVKTAGWTESTKVTAVDLARSYADVKIAAIIYTDISRDGVGGGVDLDGTLTMAQKSPFPVIASGGIHTTGDIDRVASLFTDGVAGVIVGRALYEGTLTFEAALEQAERASGG, from the coding sequence GTGGGATTCGTAATCATACCGGCGGTGGATATCAGAGGGGGCAAGGCCGTCCGGCTGGCCCAGGGGGATTACAACCGGGAAACGGTGTACAATGCCGATCCCCTCGCCGCCGCCCGGCGCTGGGTGGACGCCGGGGCCTCCCGGCTGCACCTGGTGGATCTGGATGCGGCAAAGAGCGGAGACAACCCGAACCGGGACATCGTCGTCCGCATCGCCCGGGAGTTCGATATCCCGGTGGAGATCGGGGGCGGCGTGCGGAATCTGGACGTGGTCAGGGACTATCTCGACGCAGGAGTTCGGTGGGTGATCGTGGGTACCGCCGCAGTGACCGATCCCGACTTCGTACACGAGGCGGCGATCACATACCCCGACCGCGTCATCCTGGGCATAGACGCCCAAGACGGCATGGTAAAAACCGCCGGGTGGACGGAGTCCACGAAGGTGACCGCGGTGGATCTTGCCCGATCCTATGCCGATGTAAAGATCGCCGCGATCATATACACCGATATCTCCCGGGACGGCGTAGGGGGCGGGGTGGACCTGGACGGCACCCTCACGATGGCGCAGAAGAGCCCGTTTCCTGTCATCGCCTCGGGGGGGATACATACCACGGGCGACATCGATCGCGTCGCCTCGCTTTTCACCGACGGTGTTGCCGGGGTGATCGTGGGAAGGGCCTTATATGAGGGAACGCTGACGTTTGAAGCGGCCCTCGAACAGGCCGAACGGGCATCGGGCGGATAG